Proteins encoded by one window of Scatophagus argus isolate fScaArg1 chromosome 4, fScaArg1.pri, whole genome shotgun sequence:
- the LOC124057632 gene encoding ubiquitin-conjugating enzyme E2 L3, with the protein MAASRRLAKELDEIRRSGMKNFRNIQVEESNLLSWQGLIVPDNPPYDKGAFRIEIIFPTEYPFKPPKITFKTKIYHPNIDEKGQVCLPVISAENWKPATKTDQVIQSLIALVNDPQPEHPLRADLAEEYSKDRKKFLKNAEEFTKKHGEKRPMD; encoded by the exons ATGGCGGCGAGCAGGAGGCTGGCCAAG GAACTTGACGAAATCCGCAGGTCTGGAATGAAAAACTTCAGAAACATTCAAGTTGAAGAATCAAACCTATTGTCATGGCAAGGGCTCATTGTTCCT GACAACCCTCCTTATGACAAAGGGGCATTCAGAATTGAAATCATTTTCCCCACTGAGTACCCTTTCAAGCCCCCCAAGATCACGTTCAAGACAAAAATCTATCACCCCAACATTGATGAGAAGGGCCAGGTGTGCTTGCCTGTGATCAGTGCAGAGAACTGGAAGCCTGCCACCAAAACTGACCAAG TAATTCAGTCCCTCATTGCATTGGTGAACGACCCCCAGCCGGAACATCCCCTGAGGGCAGACCTAGCTGAAGAATACTCAAAAGACCGTAAAAAATTCTTGAAGAACGCTGAAGAGTTTACAAAGAAACATGGCGAGAAGCGGCCAATGGACTGA